Within Ovis aries strain OAR_USU_Benz2616 breed Rambouillet chromosome 11, ARS-UI_Ramb_v3.0, whole genome shotgun sequence, the genomic segment GGGGTGGGGCCAGAGATTTCAGGCAGGATTTGGGGGGGATGATGCCCTGCCCCATCCTCCCCAAGGCAGTGATGACCCCCACACACACTGTAGCCACCTCTCCCAAAACAGATCGGATTACAGCCAACCCCCAACTCTcctggtgggaggaggaggaggcagatcAGGCAGACAGGAGGAAGGGAGACCCCGTGGGAATGTCAGCCAAGCGCCCCACATGAAAACTGCGGAGCAGGAATGTGGGGAGAGACTCCAAGTGGCAGAATTATTGGTCCATCATTAACACACTGAACTCCAATACACTTACACACcagctggggggaggggaaggagggacaaGAGGTTTGGAAAACTGGGAGGGGGAGGCAAACCGGACTAGAGGGGCTGGAGAGGGCGATTCTGGGGGCCAGAATAGCCTGGCTCCCCAAAAGCCCAGGCTCCCCACCACCTGCAAGTAATGTCATGCAAATGAAAGTGTGATACAAGGACCAACAGGGACTAAATCCtcagtaaaaaaagaaacacaggttGAAAGACTGAACAGAAAAGTGATGGGAGGGAAAGGAAACCAAAAGGAATGTCAGTAGGCAAATGGATGCTAATTAACATGCTAGAAGCTCCCAGAAGACCATGGGATTCTTAGGACCAAGAGGGACCAGTCTCAGAGCCTCCCAATGATGCAAAGAAAATGCACCTAGGGAAGCCTGGACAgttgctttttgtcttttttgtatgggggtgagggtggggggtgggggtggaggtatGGGGAAGGCCAGGGTGGGAGGAAGGGTCAGCTAAAtccaagggaaggagaggaagagggactATTGCATAGCAGATGCAAATGAAGGAGACTTGGGGTTGGtcaagaagagagggaaagggaaggagggaaagaggaaaaggaagtgatGAGAACCTCAGGAAGGGGTGTTAAGGACAACTGGAAAAAATCTTCTAGTAATAAAACTACAAACagaccaaatatatataatattatatatgtataaataacaGCTGGCTATTTACAAGGGGGcgcacacacgacacacacacacggatccGGGGGAGATGGGGCTGGAAGATATGGCTGAGAGGTGGAGGAgcggctgggggttggggggagaggcCCTTCTCTGGGCAGGGCAGGCTCCTCAGGGGTTTAAGAGCTGAAGTAAACtgtggagagggaaagagaaggaagaagacggagaagggaggaagagaaagagagaaagcagtgtgtcagcccagccctgctcccaccttccccacctcccagctAGGTGACATCCCTTCCCCTCTTGGCCTCAGGTTCTTCACCTGTAAAGCAAGGAATCTACACAGATTGGTTCCCAGATCTCCTCAACTCCATGGTATGGCCTTGGGGCCACAGATCCCTAATCCTCTGAGACCACAGCTCTCAAACAATGGGGTGGTTTGCTTCCCAGCTGTTTCTCAAGCCCCTCAGTCTCTGCTGCTCTCCCACTCCCCAATTCCAGGTTCCCAGTCTATTATGCTCTTCCTGTttttgaaaatcttaacagaAATGGCCCAGAATCAGGCAAAGTGCAAGCTAAACAACTTCAAGGTTTGGGGCTCTAGATGAATCAGAACTGCTACTGGCAACCATATATACTTTTTCCTAAATACTAAAATCTAGGTTAATGACCTTCAAAACCCAGAAACCGCAGGGGAACCCTCTCCATGAAAGGGCCCTAGCCACTCCCACCCTACTCACCGATGATGATAATGAGGATGATGGCGCAAATCACTCCCAGGATGATCATCAtctgggggtgagggggaggctCAGTGAGACAGACCAGGATACTCCCATtcaccccccacctcctccctgtcctcccacctgcctccaccCTTACCTTGAGGTTTTTCCACCAGTATTTGCGCTTGAGCTTGGCTGCACTAGTTTCAAACTGGGAGGCCCCCGCCTGGAGGGCGTCGGCACGGTCGTCCAGCTCCGACAGCTTCTGGTCCCGCTCCAAAACCTTGTCTACGTTCACCCTCATGATGTCCACCACCTGAGGGAAGGCCCACAAGGCAGCGGTGTGTGTGCCAAGGTCCATCTCAAAGGGCACTCCTCCACACACCATGAGCTCACACAGGGAACAGGCATCATGTGGCCTGGCTAACATGCCAAGGACATATACAGAACATGCCTAGCACACCAGAGAAATGCAAGCAGCACACAGCAGGGGCATGTGGTATCCACACTGCTCAGATGTCACAGCACCACTCTTTATTTACTGAGCCTCAAGCAGCCTTCCGTTCACCAGAGCATCCACCCAGGGTGAAACACCTCAGGTTAGCCAGGCCAACATCCCCACGGGCCCTCCCATACTTGCACGCTGACAAGGACGGGCCATGGTATATTTTCGTACCCAAACATGAACTGCCATCACCCCCCAACCCAAAATGGACCCCCGTGTCGGTTTGTCAACCCTCAGGGTCCTTCCCACTGTTTCTGACACCACCACCTCCACTCACCTCATCCACCTGGGCCTGGGTCTGCTGCAGTCTCCTGTTACTAGTGAGGTTTGGAGGGGGCGCAGGAGGGCCTCCCTCCCCAGCCGGGGCGGCAGGGGGGGCGGTGGCAGCGGTAGCCGACCTGAGGGGCAGGGACGGATTAAGAACCAAGGCCTGCAGCCCTTGGCCCCGCAGCCAGGGCTCCGCCCATCCGCCTGTCCCTCCATCcgtccctcccttccttcttgccGGGTAGAAAGCCACTCGATGCGAGCCCTGGCCTCCGTCCGGGCCCGCGGGCGAGCTGCTGCGTGACCTTGAGGGAGGCCCCCTCCCCctcgggcctcagtttccccgccTGTCAAACGAGGGCGACCTCACAGACACGGTCTGGGGTGGACCCAGCAGCGATGATAGAGGCGGAGCGGCCAGATGGGGAGTCCGCCCCCTCTCGCGGTCAGCCTCCGCGCGGCCAGCCCGGGACGCGGGGCTCTCCTAATGCCCGCGCGCAGTCACAGGCGCCGGCCTGGTCTCGGGACGCGGGGCGCGTGGGGGACGCGAGTCGAACCCCGagccctccccaggcctgggccTAAGGGCGGCGGCCAGTGCCGGCCAGGCGGTGCAGGTGCGGGCGCCGACTCACATGGCGGGGGCAGCGGGCGGAGGACTTGGCAGCGGCAGTGATGGCGGCGGCAGCGGAGGCTCGAGCTGGCTCCGACTGGCGCTGGCTGCCCGGGACGGGAAGATGGCGGCCGCACGTCACCCACATCCGGGCActgcgggcgggggcggggcgcggcgggccACTAGTCGGCCGCCGGGCCGCGGGGGCGGGGCGCCGAGGGCGGGGATCGCGGCCTGCCAGGTGGCGGGTCCGGCGCCGCCtggccccagcctctccctcgCTGCCTGCGAACCCTGAGCCTGGTGGCAGGGCTCCCTACACCCACCACTAGCCCACCGGGTCTGACCCCAGCCCTCCCCGAGGTCCTCGcggtccccctgcccccaccgccTGGCCCTTGAGGCGCCCTTCAGCCCCAAACACATCCTCCTCCTCGGTGAAAGCCGTCAACCTGTCCGCACCCCACGCagccccaggtcccagcctgctCCCACGTCCCAGTGCGGGTTGAGCAGCCTTGAGCATTTGGAAGGAGCAGGGGGGTTGGAAATCAGAAGGAGCAAGTGCAGGTCGGAGGCAGTGTGAATAGCTGGGATCCTGGGAGTGGTGGGAATTGATCCTCAACCCTCTGCCTTGCGAGTGGCTATCCAAAAGGAGGTCTGGGAACCGTGATAGCAACCCCCTCCTCGCAACTGAGGTTCAGACCAGGGTTCCTTGGCAGGCGAGGCCTGTCTGAGGTGGGGCAAGCTTGGGAACCCGGGAGAAGGGCACTACGCTGCCCTGTGGGGCCGCTTCATGTGGTGGCTTCAGACTGGCAGAAACCTAGCTCTGACCCAGAGTTGAGTAGCTACCCTGGCAGCCGGAAGAGGGCTCAACCTCTGATCCCAGGCACAGGGCTAAAGGACAAGGCTTacgcattttgttttgttttattttgttttgttttggcttttctttACCGGGATGGAGAGTAAGTGGGCAAGGGCGGCACCTGCGGTACGCAGGGACTTGGTACTACTTTACCTAAGGATTAGCCTCATGCGTGTGACATAACAGCTCCTGTCCTACCTCTAGACCCAAAATGTATTAGGTGTGTCGAGTCTATACCTATATTTGTTAAATGTCTAGATGTAAGACATGGTAGGGAATTATCCACAGCCCTTTCCACACCTGGTCTCTGTTTAGGTCGTCTAAACTGGCCCAGCATCTCTCACCCACCCACCGTGCTCTTTCCAGCAGGAGTGGCCCCTCAGGAAGGAGGCGATGGGTGTAAATGAGCTGCCTGTCCGGTGGGTTGTGACAAGCCTCAAGAGTGAAGAATGAGGCCCAGTGGCCCTGTTATAGAAACCGTGGCGAAGGCAAGAGACAAGCAAAACTCGGAGATGTGGAACAGCAAGGTTTATTCCGCACTGGTGCAGGCACAGCAGAGTTGCCTCCTGAGGCTGAGCACCTGGGCTTTGTTCTGGGTATCTTTTATATGGCGCAGGCTTATGGGTCCTAGTGACTTTCCTGCCTAAGCAGTTTCGGGGACACAATAAGCAAGCCTGTTCACAGAAGCAGAGGTGGTGAGCAGCAATAAGCAGGCCAGTTTACCAAAGCAGAAGCGGTGAGCAGTGAGCATAGCAGTAAATTTAAGCAactattttagtttattttttctctcctcttcattCCTCCCTCTTGATACTCAGGGTGCATCTGCAGCCTCAGAGAATATCATCATCTGCTCACTGCTGGTATCCTCTTATATGTAGTAATTGAGTGGTCATCTTTCTTTCAACACCTGTCTCTATGAAACTTTTTACAGTGCTGACTAGGAGGGGCATGAGGCGAGGAATAAGCACGCGTCCAGCGAGCATGACCATGACTACCCTGATAATTGTCTTAATTTCTTCTAGCCAAGAGAACCATCCTCCAAAGAGGCTGTTTATGTTCCATCCCTTCCAGTTCTGAACCGGGACATGGGCagtctttctgatatttttagcTAGGTCTGTTTAGGCCTTTTCATTTAACCATCTCTTTAACTCCTTCCTTCCTAGCCGTGTCCTGTTTCCTGCCCCCATCTGACATCCCAGAATGAGTCTGTTGAGTCCAGCAGGCCATCTGTCTTGGGATGCCGTAGCACATTAGGCCTTTCACACTGCGGGCTTTAATTATTCCCTTCCAGTAATGTTTCCCTTCCCTAGTGCATGGAGAAGCTGAACTATCATGTGGCTGGTTGGTATGTATAGTAAGTGAATCAGTGGACCCGTTTCTCATGGTAGAAAGATTCCATACATTCACAATAGTCATCCTGACGCTCAGATGAAGAGGGGATTTTACAAATGAACAGAACTATAAGGCAAAAATATGCTGTTTTCATATTTAAGCTGATCACAGTAGGAGACTCCAAAAAATAAGAGCTATGAAGAGGTAGGCAAAGCAGAAGGAACGTTTCTGAATGATAGTCCACTCAAGGGGAGACACAGAGTAGAGTCCTATTTCAAATAAGTAGGAGGAATCCCAGTCCAATTAATAACCAGTACATCTGTTGTTCACCAGTCCTGCCAGTTCCTCAAGCTTCAGCCATAACTTTGACTGACCAGTTTCCAGTGTGGCCAGAGCACGACTTTGGGGTCATTGTTTCCTTCTTCTCAAGGTCAGGTGCAAGGGTTCCTCCGGATTGAGGGCTGCTTCCCACTTCCCTCAGCTATTGGTTGGGCCTGCAGGTTTGATTCTGGAATGATGGAGCCAAACATCTATTCCTGCCACCTTGAGAGCAGTAGGGGTGCTTAAGATTACAGAATAGGGCCCTCTCCACATAGGTCTTAAAGGCTCTTTTCTCCAGTCCTTTACCCATACTTGGTTCCCTGGTTGGTGGAGATGTACTGTTATGCCTAAGGATACGGGTAAAATTCTATATAGCCCACTTACATATTTGAGAGATGGTGTGTCCTAACCCTGGCAGCTGCTTATGTAGTCCCTCAGTTCTCTGGCATCTCCCCTTAAGCTAACTAGCAGGGGCCATAGTCCATACAGGATTTCAAGTGGTGAGAGTCCTAGCCCTGCTTGGGTTGAGCATCTCACCCTCAAGAGGGCCACGGCTAACATGTCTACCCAAGGTAAGCTCATCTGACATAGTTTAGCTAGGGCTTGTTTCAGGTTCTACTTTCCCTGAACTCTGGGGATGGTAGACAGTCTGCAATTTCCACTGGGTCTTCAAAGCCCTTGCCACCTATTGTACTGTCTTGGCTACAAATGTCGGTTCATTGTCCAACCCTATGGTCAGAGGCATTCCATATCTGGGGACAGTGTCTCTCAGGAGTGCCTtggtttcttctcttcttttctcagttcagttaggAAAGGCCTTCACTCATCCGGAAAAGGTGCAGATAAAAACTAAAAGGTATCTGAATCCTTGACTCAGAGTgatttcagtgaagtccacttcCAAATCCTCAAATGGGGATAGTCCACAATGTTAGGTCCCTGCCGGCCTACTAGGCCCCTGGTGAGCTTTGTATTGTAAAAAGGTTGCACATCGCTGGAAGACAGAAGAGCAGAGTGTGGGGAGGCGAGCGATGAGATAGTACCCGCCTAGCAAGGTCttgctaagaatcagacatgactgagcgacttcactttcacttttcactttcattcattggagaaggaaatggcagtcctctccagtgttcttgcctggagaatcccagggatggggtcgcacagagtcggacatgactgaagtgacttagcagcagcagcagcagtagcaaggtCTCTAAGGCAGTcttagagagttccagaaaaacatctatttctgctttattgactatgccaaagcctttgactgtgtggatcacaatcaactgtggaaaattctgaaagagatgggaatatcagaccacctaacctgcctcttgagaaatctgtatgcaagtcaggaagcaacagttagaactggacatggaacaacagactggttccaaataggaaaaggagtgcgtcaaggctgtatattgtcaccctgcttatttaacttatatgcagagtacatcatgagaaacactgggctggaagaaacacaagctggaatcaagattgccaggagaaatatcaataacctcagatatgcagatgacaccacccttatggcagaaagtgaagaagaactagagagcctcttgatgaaagtgaaagaggagagtgaaaaagttggcttaaagctcaacattcagaaaacgaagatcatggcatctggtcccatcactccatgggaaatagatgggaaatagtagaaacaatgtcagactttattttggggggctccaaaatcactgcagatggtgacagccaTGTCACCATGTCACCAtggctacagccatgaaattaaaagatgcttactccttggaagaatagttatgaccaatctagatagtatattcaaaagcagagacattactttgccaaataaggtccatctagtcaaggctatggtttttcctgtggtcatgtatggatgtgagagttggactgtgaagaaggctgagcgctgaagaattgatgcttttgaactgtggtgttggagcagactcttgagagtcccttggactgcaaggagatccaaccagtccattctgaaggagatcaaccctgggatttctttggaaggactgatgctaaagctgaagctccagtactttggccacctcacgcgaagagctgactcattggaaaagactctgatgctgggaggaattgggggcaggaggagaaggggacgaccgaggaggagatggctggatggcatcatggactcgatggacgtgagtctgagtgaactccgggggatggtgatggacagggaggcctggagtgctgcgattcatggggttgcaaagagtcggacacaattgagagactgaactgaactgaactgaaggcagtctTGCCCATATGGGTCAGTTCATGTTGTTGGTGGACCAGCTTGTAGGGTAGCTGCCCTGGAATATAGACTTGGTGGTCTTGTGTGATCCACCATCCCGTCTTGGCCTTGGTTCCCTCTTCTGTTTTTATCCATTTCTCCTCTTTCGGAGAGTGCCTGGGGGCAACTGATATTTCCAGGGCTAACAGGACTTTTGGTTTGTCTGGCAACTGCCCTCAGGCAGCCTGCTTGGCGACTGCATTGGCGTGGCGTTCCCTTTAGCCACTGGGTCCCCCCTCTTCTGGTGACCTTTGCAGTGGACAACTGCTTCTTCCTTCAGTCCCCATATTACCTCCAGGAGCTTCAAGATTTCAGCTTGGTTCTTgatcccttttccttctgcagtAAGGAGTCCTCTTTCCTGTTATAAGGCTCCGTGAAAATGTAGAGTAGCAAAAGCATACCGTGAGTCTGTATAGGTGTTGACTCGCCGGTCTTGGCTGAGTTTCAGTGCCCTGATTAATTCCCACAGCTCCACTGTCTACTCTGACCATCCTTGAGGAAACGCCTCTACCTCTACCacttcagagtcagacaccatgCATACTTGGCTATCCTTATCCCAGTCTCCATGAAGCTGCTACCATCAGTATATAGGAACAGGTCTGGATTTTGGAGTGGTTTATCAGTCACGTCTGGTCTGCTAGAAAATACTTCATCTAGTATTTCTAAGTAGTTGTGGTCCCAGGGCCCTTGTCTGGTAGGAAGGTAGCTAGGTTTAGAATTTGTACAACTTCCACTTTTACTGGTGAACTTTCACATAGTaatcttttataatgagtcatcTGTGCATGTGTGAGCCAATGGTGGCCTCTGTAATCTGACGGGGTTACATCTGAGTGTGGGACCTTAACATTGAGGTGTTGCCCCAGTGTTAACTCGTCAGCTTCCCTCTCCAATAAGGTATTGGCGGGTAGTGCTCAGAGGCAGGGTGGCCATCCGGCCGTGAATGAGTCAATTTGTTTAGACAGGTAGGCCACTGGCCTTTACCAAGGTCCACATTCTTAGGTTAGGACTCCCAAGGCCATTCTGCTCTTTTCATGAGCAAAGATGTTGAACTCTCTGGTTGCATCAGCAAGTCCTAGGGCTGGGGCCTCGGAAAGTTTGACCTTAACTGTTTGAAACGCTGCCTCCTGGCTTGGTCCCACTCAAGGGGgaccttttcttctccttttagaGCCTCATACAGGGGTCTGGCCAAGTCTGAAAAATCCGGGGATCCATATGCTTCAGAACCTTGCTGCTCCCAGGAACTCACGGACCTTCTGGCAAGTGGTAGGGGTAGGGATGGGGCAAACTGCTTGCTTCCTTTCAGTTCTCAGCATCTGTTGGCCCTGCGTGATGCTAAAACCTAGATATTTGACTTGTCTTTTACAGATTTATGCCTTTTTCTTTGATACCCGGTACCCAGCTTCCATTAACAGGGAGAGAGGGCCTTTGTTCCTTCTAGGCATTGAGCCTGTGTTGTGCTGGCCAGCAGAAGGTCATTGACATATTGCAGCAGGGCACAGTTTAACTCTTGTCCAGGAAATTTAGCCAAGTCAGCAGCCAAGTCTCTGCTGAAGAGAGTAGGGGGGTTCTTGAAGCCCTGAGGAAGCCTTATCCAAGTGAGCTGTTCCTTGTTTCCTGTATATGGGTTTTCCCATTCAAAGGCAAATAGTGATTGGCTGACAGGTGCGACCCAGAGGTGGAAGAAGGCATCTTTTAAGTCCAAGCAGGTAAACCATTCAGCTGTGGAAGGGATCAGTCCTAGTAGGATGTACAGATTAGGCACTGGCAGGTACAGAGTAATTGTTGACTCTTTTACAGCCCTTAGGTCCTTAACCAGATGGTAGTCGTGTGTCCCTGGCTTTCTTACAGGCAGCAATGGGGTGTTCCAGAGTGGCTGGCATTTTATCAGGAGTCCGTGTTGGAGTAGTCTGTCTAAATGAGCCTGGGTTCCCAGTTGGGCCTCTCAGGGAGTTAAGTACTGTCGCAGTTTTCCAGGTAAGCTCCCAGTTTGAGATCAATCAGAATGGGGGTGTGATGCTTGCTAGGCCTGGGGGGGTTCTCCTCAGCCCAAACTAGTGGGTATTCAGTCTCTAATTCAGGAGGAATGGTCCTCTCTTCTGGAGGGGAGGAATAGAGGCAccattctttttctctccatacTGCAAGAGTCATAATCAAAGATGAGGGCGGTCCTGTTTATTTTAGCTGGGCTGACCCTTTGGCAGAGAAGGAAATTTGGGCCCCCATTTTGGCAAGCAGGTCTCTTCCCATCAAGGGGACGGGGCAGTCAGGTAAGTAGAGGAATTCCAATACTACCTCATGGACCCCTAATTGGCATCATCAAGGACCACAGAAGGGCCTGTGGGTCTGAGCACCAGTGGCCCTGATGATAGTGGTTTCCTTTCCCAAGAAGGGGGGTACTTGTTGAGTGACCACTGAATGTTTAGCACGGGCATCCGCCATAAAGTCCACTGGATGACCCCTACTTGAATTCTGACCATAGGCTCTTGGGGGCCCAGTTGGAGACAGCCTGGTCCTCTCTAGTCGGATTCTGCTCCAGCTAGCCTGATCAGATTAGCACTGGGTGGCTCGGGTTGATATTGGCTGGGCAGGCCTGctgctttggttttcttctcGGGGTGGCTGGGGCACTCATTCTTCCAATGTCCCTTCTCCTTGCAATAGGCGCACTGATCATGGCTGATGGAGTTCCTCTTTCTCAGGTCTAGGCCTTTTGACTTACGAGGTGGCCCCGCTGGGGTGCAGGCTTTAACAGGGCCGCTGCCAAGAGtgcagcttttgcttcatcctcTTTTCTGCTCCTTGCCATGCTGTTTGGTCACGATCAACAAACTTTATTAGCTATTTCTAGCAGTTCTGTGGCGTTTTATCCTGCAAAAACCCTTCTAATTTCTGTAATTTCTTCCGGATGTCTGGTTGGGCCTGTCCCACAAAGACCACATTTATCATCCGTTGGTTCTCAGGGGCTTCAGGATCAAAAGGGGTGAAGGCCTCACATAACCTCTCGTAGAAGTCAGCCAGGCTTTCATCTGTTTTTTGCAGCACCTCAGTGATCTTGGCCATGTTGGTAGACTTCTTAGCCCTGGCTTTTACTCCCTGTAGGAGGGCCTGTCGATACCTGTCCAGCCGGTTTTCTCCCTCCCTTGGTGCTGGGGTCTCAATGGGCCTCTTCTTCTGGGAAGGCCTCCCATACCCAGTTCTCCACCTCCAATTGACTCCCTGGGGCATTGACCTGGAGCCGTTCCTGAGCCTCTGGACTCGTTGGTGCTCCTCAGTGTCGAACATGGTGAGGAGAAGCTGCCGACAGTCCACCCAGGTGGAGCGATGAGTCTGGAAAATGGACTCTAAGAAATGGATCAGCACCTGAGGTTTTTCAGAGTATGAGGAGGGTATGATGCTTCCAGTTGAGAAGATCAGTCGTGGAAAACAGTTGGTGGTAGAAGACAGTTCTCCTCTCTTGTGCAGTCCCATCGGGGGCAATACGCTGCAGTCTCTGGGTCTCTCTTAGAGGCATTTGAAGTGTTGGGGCAGCTGGCCCTTGAGCCAACTGGAGATGCCTGCTCACTGCCCCTGGGGTGGCTGGTCGTTGGGGCTTCAGGAGCatcaggaggaggaggtgaaacGGAGGAAGGTGGACTGTCTGCTAATTGCAGATCAGCTGCTCCAGGCAGGGGAGCTGTAGGGCCATCAGGTGGGGGCATTGGAGGCATGTCTTCAGCCTCGCCCTGGAGGATAGGCAGTTCCTTTTTCTGGCGTGAAGCCTTTTTTTCTGATTGAGCCACAAGAACCTTACATCGCCCCTGACTTGTCATGCAGAACCGAACCCAGGGAGGCCTTAGCTGGGCGATTTCTAACCATTGGTCAATATATGGAAATTGGTCTGGGTGGCCAGGGTCTTAGGTCACAACTCTATATTGCTCAGACAGTGGGCACATCTAAAGTCCCCTGTGGGAGCCATCCAACACCAAAGGAGGGCCACTCTAGGGTACAAAGAGTGCGCAGCTTTCTAGGGGTTGGTTTCACACCATATTCTCCAGAGAATcctttgttaacattttaaatcatgtattttaaaacagTAGGTTTTGAGGTTGAACTGCCCATTAAGTGAGAGTTCCCACCCTGTGGTGGTGCCCCACAATGAACAGAGGGAAACACTTTTGTCTGCCTGGCCACTCCCCTTGTGGAGATTTAGGCTCCTCTTAGCATTGGCAGGTCAGTATAAGCCCCTGACTTGGACCAGCCTCACAGGGAGGGTTTAGGAGGGTTTAGATCCCCCAGAGACTGGCACTGTCCTAAGCTGTATGAGGTCACTGTGGAATCACAGGTTGGAATTCACTCAGGCTCTGTAGTCAAAGATGGTGGAGCATGGGCTATCATTCAACACAAGCACACATCCACTGCACATCAGGATTAACAGACCACCCAAGGGAACAAATCCTATTCTGAGTAACCCTCTGGTCACTGGGAAGTGATCAGGCTCCTCTTCCGCCATATGGTGGGTCCTGACTTGGGCAGATGTCCCCGGGGCACTCACCCGTCTGACATCCTGTTCTGGAACCCACTTCTGCTCTTCTTCTATCTAAGTCTGTGCGGGAAGTGGCCTGGGCTATGGCCAACGCAGCCCGTGTGAGGGTAAGTTTAGCttcatcactcagtcgtgcctgactctttgtgaccccatggactgcagcacaccaggcttcgccatccatcaccaactcctggagcttgctcaaactcacgtccatcaagttggtgatgccgtccagccatcttatcttctgttgtccccttctcttctttcccagcattagggtcttttccagtgaatcagttcttcaaatcaggtggccaaagtattggagctatagtttcagcatcattccttccaatgaatattcaggact encodes:
- the VAMP2 gene encoding vesicle-associated membrane protein 2, coding for MSATAATAPPAAPAGEGGPPAPPPNLTSNRRLQQTQAQVDEVVDIMRVNVDKVLERDQKLSELDDRADALQAGASQFETSAAKLKRKYWWKNLKMMIILGVICAIILIIIIVYFSS